One Capra hircus breed San Clemente chromosome 3, ASM170441v1, whole genome shotgun sequence genomic window, ggacaggggcttcccttgtggtccagtggctaagactccatgctctcaaagTAGGGGCccgggggttccatccctggtcaaggaactagatcccacatgctgcaactaaagagtctGCATGTTGCAAggaaaggtcccacatgccacaacaaagaaagaagatcctgcatgccacaactgagacctggtacagccaaataaatagaaatttaaaaggaaaaaaaagaagtggacAGAAAGCAAGcaaaggagatggaggaggagttGTCAGCACAGGAGAAAGACAGCCAGGACACAGTGGCTCATGGAGCCATGTAAGCAGAGATTTGCAAGGATATGTCAGATATAGTAGGGaatcaaacaagaaaaatgatCCAGAAATGATCACTAGATCTTTAAGAGGTCATTGGAACCTTGGTGAGACCAGTTTTAGTCTCTGCCCCCTTCCCAAatcatttcttttgctttgagAGAGGCTGGTCAGTGAGCAACAGACTGGGCAGCATCTTTGACTCTGGCTATGCTGCGGTAGCATCCTGAAGGCccagcccatggacagaagccgcAGGCAGCTAGGAGAGCCTGCCTCGGGCATGGGCACTTTCTGCGGCACACAGCACTAGGcttgcacacagcaggcactcaacCAAGTCTGCCTGGCAAATGCAGGTGAGCCCAACTACTTCCTTATAATTGTGTTTCTGGCCATGGCCTCTCTACTTAAAAGAGGCCTTTCTCCTAGATAAATGAGGACATTTGCTTTCTGATGCAGGCCACCCTTGGTGAGTTAGGGCAGGAGGTGCCTGTTTTTCCGGGTCCTGCTGTTCTCTCATTAAGCAGAACCTGGAGGTTGCAGATCAGTGGAGCTGGGAAAAGGAGTCCGGGGGCAGAGaggctcctctgatctccaggcATTTCCTGACCATCAACTTTTCGCCCTCTTCCCAAATGTAAAACTACCACACAGAAGCACAGTGTATGagtgtgttcgtgtgtgtgtgaaagGGTTCATTGCCTGGATAACCCATGCCTCATTAAAACTTGCAATCACGGTTAGTGGAAGGGACCTTAGGCTAGTGAGCCCAGAATCAGAAAACCTGGCCTGTAATCTCAGCCTCATGACTGCTTTGTGACCTCAGGCACACCTGCTTTTCTGAGGTCCCTTCTTCTGTGAAATGAGGGAATGTGATAAATGATCTTTGAAGCTATAACTAGCAACAAGCCCTTGCTGCTTTGATTCTTGCTTGAAATGAAGGACTTGAGGCATGTGTCTGCAAGAGTGGGGAGAAGTGGGGCAGGAAGGGCAAAGAAATACTGGTATCTGTGCCCAAGCACCAGCAGAGTTCAGCACTAAGATAGGATATTTGAGCTGTCAGTCAAAGAATTCCCTAGGCATTGAAGGCGGTACCTGGTTGTCTGGTAACCCCAGGGGCTCTGAGCTAAGAGCTGAGAGAGGTAATCCTAGCCAGAAGGGACCATTCCAGAAAGTCAGCTACAGAGAAGATCAAAGAAGGTAAGGCGCCTGTGCCTGGGGCCCCAAGGTCTGGTTGGGGGTAGCTAGGAATGCCCAGGAAGGAGGGCCTCAAAGAGACAGAATTTCTGGGTGCTCTTAGGAGCAGGggtagtttctttaaaaagagaatgtATCACCTTTGCTTgcttctcctaaaaaaaaaaaaaaaaaaaaaaaaaaaggcagcagggaagaagaagaagaaaataggaaGGACTGAGAACTCACCTCTTGGGCCTTTTCCACTCCTTTTCCTGTCTTGGGAGGATTCAGGGAAAAGGCTTTGCCTTTCTAGGGGGAGAGATCCTAATGAGAAACACATGCTGATGCAAGAAATGTATTTGGGTTTAACAGTGCCCCAGAGATAACAGCAGGATGTTAGGCGACCAAAACTAGCAAGCAGACGGAAAGTCAAGGAGGTAGTGGGGAGAAAGGTTCCCCCTGAGATAGGGAGTAGGCAGTAACCGGAGACACAGAGGCCTTGCTCCTGAAAGTTGGCTCCTCGCCAATTACATGGCCTAGTCAGCTTTGTGCCCCTAGTGCCTTGTATGgctcctggcacacagcaggagcACACTGAGCTTTTCCCGAACTGACTTGAACTCTACCTTGAGATTAGACGCAGGAGTATGTAGATTATGAGCAGATGTCTTTGGATGCACAGGGTGAAGGAGATGGTGGAGCAGAGGCCCTGTATGTGCTCTGTtcgttcatccattcatttattcattcagtacaCCTTTTTTATTGTGGCAAAAATCTATATATaccatgaaatttaccattttaaacctTTTCTAAGCATACAGTTCAGCAGCATTAAGTactcacattgttgtgcagccttcaccaccatccatctccacaaCTTTTCATCTCATTCGGTAAACATATTTTGAGAATCTACTGTTTTAGAACATTCAAGTTGCTCCAAATCTAGTAGGGGAAATGGTCAAGAAAGTCAACAACCCTAACTCGGTATGAAAAATGCCACAAGAGACCCAAGTACAGATAAGCACTATGGGAGTACAGAAGAAGGACCCAGCTGGTTGAGGGGAGGGGCTTTCTGAAGGAAGCTGTTACTTGAAATTGTTGCAAGGAAGAGAGTGGTTCAACAGAGGATGGTCAGATCCCAGGTCCAAGTCCCTGGGGTGGATGCCAAGTATGTGTTCTTGGCATCATGCAGGAAAGAATTCAATGTTGAGCCATAGTAAAGAGAAAGAAGGCTTATTCAGGGAAGAAACGCACTCCATAGACAGCGTGTGTGGGGCTGTCAATTTTTACATAGGCTCTTGGTGGGTATCCTCAGTATTGAGGTGATTATATAGGCTAATGATTGGGTGGAGTATTCCAGTTATTTTGGAAAAGGGGTGGGGATTTCAaggaattgggccaccacccactttttgacATTTTGTGGTCATCCTTAGAACCATCATGGCACCTGGGGTGTGTTACACTGAGAgtatactgaggctcaaggtcaAGTGGAAGTTGAGTCCGCCATCTTGGACCCagttggttctaatcagtttatgttgcATCCTCAGGctaagtcattttttttaaagattgtgccCTTCCCCCTCCTTGTCTTAAAATGAGTCTTGGAGGATGAACAATTAGTCAGGACATTAGAGTGAGAGTTGATGTGGTGTCCAATGGGATAGGTGAAGCAAAGTGAGATGGCAGAGAGAAATCCTTTAACCCTGAGGGTCACACCGGTGCAGAAGTAGAGCTGAATTGCTGTAGAGGGACAGTGGTCCTTTGGAGGACCAAGGATAACATACTGACCCCTCTGCTCCCTATTGTCAGCCCTATGTCTTCCCTCAACACCGAGGATACCCCCCAAGAACCCTCGCTCTCGTCCTCAAgctccaagaagaaaaagaagaaaagaaagtggcCTCAGCAAGAGGCCACCATCCAAGCCCTCACCAGGGCTGGCCACAGGGCCCTATTGGCTGGCCGGAACCATGAGGCCTTGACCAGCTTCCAGAGGGCCTTCCTCCTGGCTTCCAAGTCACCAAAAACCAGAGACACCCCTGTTCTCCAGGCCTGTGCCTTCAACCTTGGGGCTGCCTACGTGGAGACTGGGGACCCAGCCAGAGGCCTTGAGCTGCTCCTATGTGCTCACCCTCAAGAGACGGCCCAAGGCGGGTATCATGGCGACCAGTGTTTCAATGTGGCTTTGGCCTACCATGTCCTGGGTGACCTGCCTCAAGCTTTGGCCTGGTACCAAAAGGCCCTGTGCCACTACCAGCCACTAGGTGACCAGGGACAAGCCCAGGCAAAAATGGGAGCCTGCTACCGAGCTCTGGGACAGCCTGGGCTAGCAGCCCACTGCCTGCAAGAAGCAAGCCGGGCCTATGCCCAAGCAGGGCAGCCCCAGGCTGCAGCCCTGACACTGGGGGCTGCGGCGGGGTGTATGCTGAAGAGCGGGCAACATGGGGTGGGTGAAGTCATGCAGGTGCTGGAGGAAAGTCGGAGGCTTGCTGAGAGAAGCACTGAGCGGGGACTCCTGGGTGAGGCCTTGGGGCTGAGAAGGTGTGGGATCTGGGGGATTTCAGACTGGGTGATTCCCTGAGACATGGGGTGGAAGCAAAGGCCTTTCTGAGGGCTGGGAGGGGCATGGGAACGCTGGGGGAGTGGGACAGAGGCTGCACCAGTACAGCTTCAGCAGCATCTGGCCAGTGACCTTGGCTATGCCCTGCAGGGCAACTCTATAACGATCTAGGCCTGGGCTACTCCCAGCTCCAGCTGTTCCCGCTAGCAGTAGAGGCCTTCCTGCAAGCCCTGCCCCTGTGCCGGGAGCCAGGAGAGGAGGCCACAGTGCTAAGGAACCTTGGGATGGCCCACAATGCCCTCGGCAACTATCAGGAAGCCCGGGAGTTCCACCAGAAGGCTGCTGACCTGCACGGTGGGTACCAGGGACTGGGGAGTGAGACTGAGACCAAGGGGCTAAGAGGGGGGTTCCAGCTGGGCCCCAAGGTGGAACTCTAGAACTAATTATGGTTATACTTTGGAACTAATTAGACTGGGAAGTCCAGAACCAGGGAAGAGAGAGTGAGGGTGGGAGGGTGCAGGGGATGGGGTAGCCAGGCAGGACAGAGGGTTATGGGCCCCGAGGCTGAAGCCTGGGGTTGGAAAGGCAGCAATGGGCAGAGAGAAGAACCTGgctggaaagggaagcctgaagtggaGCCCAGTGCTTCTTCTAAATGATTGTGTGACTTTCAGCACATTATTTTCGCTTTCTGAGCTTCAGGTTGCACATGTATAAAAAATGGAGCTATTAATACCTGCCTTGCCTGCCTCCCTGAGTTTTTATATGGCTCAAAGCAGCCTGGGGAGGCATTCAGGCCAACGCTCAGGCTGGGTTTCAAGAGTTCAAGCCTTCATGGTGCCTCTAGAGGTGTGCCGGGGTTGCTCACCAGGACTCCTGGCAACCCTCCCTTCCTCGTTGGGGGGCAGGGCTCTGATGCCCCAGCAGGCCAAGTCTTCTCTTAGGATGGGGCGGGCTCTGTCCCCAGGCTCTGTGGGGCAGCGGAGGGAGCAGGGCTGGAGCTTTGGCAGCCTGGCATTTGCAGTGAGCCAGCTGGGAGACCACAAGGCCGCCAGAGACAACTACCTACATGCCCTGCAGGCTGCCCGGGACACTGGTGAGGGGAGCGGTTTGCAGGTGGCTTGGGGTGGGGCAAAGCCtgaggatccttggggctggtgggaGGACCTCTGGAGGGGAGGGTCGGTGGGGTTGGGAGCCAGGGGAGGACCTCTCAGACTGTCTTCCCCAGGGGACGTGAAGGGGCAATGGCAGGCCTGTGAGGGTCTGGGGGCTGCTGCAGCCAGACTGGGACAGCATGACCAGGCTCTGGAGTACTATAAGGAAGCGCTGGCCCGGTGTCCGGTGAGACCCTCCATCCCAGAATGGAACTGTTCCCCAGTAGCCCTCCAGTTGCTCTCCTGACGTgctttctccagctgatcttcctgtctctccccaccatccattcactcatcaaATGTGCATTGGACACACGGTGTGCTGGGTCCTGGGACACTCTTGTGAGGAAGAATCCACCTCTGTCCACGGTTCTGCGTAGGCGGTGGCAGGACGCTGGCAAAGGCACAGGGATGGGCTAGAGAAGAGAGGAGACAaaggcccctcccctcctccttttctatttcttccccgGTCCTGAAGCCCAGGCCTTCCCCACTACCCCATTATCCACTCTCTCCCCAGAAGGAGTCAGATCCTGTGCGAGAGCGGCTGGTGGCCAAGCTGACAGATGCCGTAAGGACCCACTTGGCCCGGGGTGGGCTGCTtccgactcacaccctggtgagATGACACCAAGACAagcaggagggggtggggagaggttaCCCAGAGAAAGGGGTGGTGATGGGCAGAGCAGATGCCAAGGATGCTGTATTTGACTGCTCGTCTATGGTCACCTGCCCCAGGGCCTGCGTGTGAGACACACAacactttccagaggccacctgggggtggggaggtgggtagGGGGTTGGGGATTGTCCCCAACACCAGGGCTGTGCCAGGGCTTTGGCCGATTGGTAACTAGCCCAGTGGGTGAAGACCAAAGGCTGCCATtgaagatggggcttcccaggtggctcagtggtaaggaatctgcctaccagtgcaggagccccatgaaacacaggttccatccctgggtttggaagatcccttggaggagaaaacagcaacctactcaatattcttgccaggataatcccatggacagaaggagcctggtaggctacagtccgtggaatcccaaagagtcagacatggctgaacacACTTGCATGCATGGACACCATCAAAGATAACTGAGCCAACCCTGCAGGACGTGGTTTTGTCTCTGGCTGCAGTTCCCAAAAGAGCCGCAGGATGGGAGCAGTGCTCCAAggatgttctctctctctcattctctagGGGACAGTTCTCTGTGGGTCTCTACCTGTGCCCCTCCTTCTCCaaactcctcctccctccctctctaccTCCCATCCTCTCTCGACAGGTCAATGTCTCTTCAACTGCCTCTTCCCTCACTCTCAGGCAACCTACTTACCCCAGGAATTGAAATTATGCTTgaatatttgttatatttatttgctGGGTTTTATGTctctaccacacgattgcactcatctcacacgccagcaaagtaatgctcaaaattctccaagccaggcttcaacagtgcgtgaaccatgaacttccagatgttcaagctggatttagaaaaggcagaggaaccagagatcaaattgccaacatccattggatcatcaaaaaagcaagagagttccagaaaaacatctatttttgctttattgattatgccaaagcctttgactgtgtcgatcacaacaaacggtggaaaattcttcaagagatgggaataccagaccaccttacctgcctcctgagaaatctatgtgcaggtcaggaagcaacagttagaaccggacatggaacaacagactggtttcaaattgggaaaggattatgccaaggctgtatattgtcaccctgcttatttaacttctatggagagtacatcatgagaaatgcatgatgaagcacaagctggtatcaagattgccgggatagatatcagatatgcagatgacaccgccgttatggc contains:
- the TTC24 gene encoding tetratricopeptide repeat protein 24, which translates into the protein MSSLNTEDTPQEPSLSSSSSKKKKKKRKWPQQEATIQALTRAGHRALLAGRNHEALTSFQRAFLLASKSPKTRDTPVLQACAFNLGAAYVETGDPARGLELLLCAHPQETAQGGYHGDQCFNVALAYHVLGDLPQALAWYQKALCHYQPLGDQGQAQAKMGACYRALGQPGLAAHCLQEASRAYAQAGQPQAAALTLGAAAGCMLKSGQHGVGEVMQVLEESRRLAERSTERGLLGQLYNDLGLGYSQLQLFPLAVEAFLQALPLCREPGEEATVLRNLGMAHNALGNYQEAREFHQKAADLHGSVGQRREQGWSFGSLAFAVSQLGDHKAARDNYLHALQAARDTGDVKGQWQACEGLGAAAARLGQHDQALEYYKEALARCPKESDPVRERLVAKLTDAVRTHLARGGLLPTHTLTSAPGRSLAPSGASLVQGTPARAGRGTPGVQHRSSGGWEDELEEGHEGKEEESANVPTTSRAPSLEVCFLPGTLINHSHLVSPSLPSTCPIQGDLLLPGPRPKAHLSFGGQGPLRMENPGLLVPNGPRGNSSLHNLHPALEVQSVPRLLRGLSVDLGERENPAEWGNTRLQRTPHCPGAHQQRSFKQPREHPGRNPQRRSMESGFCIIM